The genomic DNA AAATAAAAAATCTGACTGTAAAAAATGCCGAGGGTGAAGAAATAATCAGGAACAATGTAGAATAAGCCGTATCAGGTTTATATTTTGAATTGTAAGATTTTATTATGGTTATTTAGAGAGGAGAGAGTTTTTTGGAAAGAACCAGAAGATATCCCGAAAAAATAATTCAGTTTGGGGAAGGAAACTTTTTAAGATGTTTTATTGACTGGCAGATAGATATATTAAATGAAAAAACTGATTTTAATTCGGGAATTACAGTTATAAGACCGATTGATTATGACAGTGTACCCCTTCTGGATACACAGGACGGGCTGTATACTACTGTTATAAGGGGAATCAATGAAAGCGGCGAGGCAGTAAAGGACTACAGGCTTATTCAGTCTGTAAACAGGGAAATACCGGTTTATAAGGAATTTGATAAATATCTGAAGCTGGCTGAAAATCCTGAAATAAAATGGATTATATCAAATACTACAGAAGCAGGAATTGTATTTGACGGGAATGATAAATATGAAGACAGACCGCAGAGCACATTTCCCGGAAAACTTACAAGACTGCTGCATGAAAGATATAAGCTTTTTAAGGGAAGTAAAGACAGCGGATTTATAATACTGCCATGTGAGCTGATAGACTATAACGGTAAAATTCTGAAAGAAACTGTAATGAAGTATGCTGATATCTGGAAGCTGGACAGCGGATTTAAGGAATGGCTGACAGAAGCAAATACATGGTGTTCTACACTGGTAGACAGAATAGTAACAGGATATCCGTTTTCTGAAAAGGAAGAGCTGGAAAAAGAACTGGGATATAAGGATAATTTTATTACTACAGGAGAATATTTTTACCTGTTTGTAATACAAGGTCCTAAATGGCTGGAAAAAGAGCTGAAACTGGATAAAGTCAATATGAATATAAAAATAGTGGATGATATAAAACCATATAAACTAAGAAAAGTGGGTATATTGAACGGTGCTCATACTTTAATGGTTCCTGTGGCTTATTTATACGGGCTTGATACGGTAAAAGAAAGCATAGAGGACCCTGTCATAGGAAAGTATGTGAAAGAAGCGGTATTTGACGAAATAATCCCTGTATTGGATATGGAGGAGAAGGAACTTACAGATTTTGCAAATTCAGTAATAGACAGATTCAGAAACCCTTATATAAAGCATATGTTAATGTCAATATCACTGAATTCTATGAGTAAATAC from Sebaldella termitidis ATCC 33386 includes the following:
- a CDS encoding tagaturonate reductase, translating into MERTRRYPEKIIQFGEGNFLRCFIDWQIDILNEKTDFNSGITVIRPIDYDSVPLLDTQDGLYTTVIRGINESGEAVKDYRLIQSVNREIPVYKEFDKYLKLAENPEIKWIISNTTEAGIVFDGNDKYEDRPQSTFPGKLTRLLHERYKLFKGSKDSGFIILPCELIDYNGKILKETVMKYADIWKLDSGFKEWLTEANTWCSTLVDRIVTGYPFSEKEELEKELGYKDNFITTGEYFYLFVIQGPKWLEKELKLDKVNMNIKIVDDIKPYKLRKVGILNGAHTLMVPVAYLYGLDTVKESIEDPVIGKYVKEAVFDEIIPVLDMEEKELTDFANSVIDRFRNPYIKHMLMSISLNSMSKYKSRILPQLLGYYEKYDKLPEKLVFSLAALIRFYKGTRNEEKIDLKDDAYILEFYNELWDGENHNYTSMVEKVLKLEKLWGCDLSNIDGLLKLTSFYLNEIDNEGIKKML